A part of Amycolatopsis lurida genomic DNA contains:
- a CDS encoding CD225/dispanin family protein — protein MTNPYGQQQPYGQQPGYGPPSGGMPAPYGQPAPYGQPSPYGAPGGMPGGGGDINAIKDYKGWAIGCIFLCWIIAIFAIMKSNEVNTYKMQGNYAAAADASRSTRTMCMIASIIGGVGCLFGIVMIIISIVAASTATYSCYGSYC, from the coding sequence ATGACCAACCCCTACGGCCAGCAGCAGCCCTACGGACAGCAGCCTGGCTATGGGCCGCCCTCCGGTGGCATGCCCGCTCCCTACGGTCAGCCCGCTCCGTACGGCCAGCCTTCCCCTTACGGCGCACCGGGCGGTATGCCGGGTGGCGGTGGCGACATCAACGCCATCAAGGACTACAAGGGCTGGGCGATCGGCTGCATCTTCCTCTGCTGGATCATCGCGATCTTCGCGATCATGAAGTCCAACGAGGTCAACACGTACAAGATGCAGGGCAACTACGCCGCCGCCGCGGACGCGTCACGGTCGACGCGGACCATGTGCATGATCGCGTCGATCATCGGCGGCGTCGGCTGCCTGTTCGGCATCGTGATGATCATCATCTCGATCGTCGCGGCTTCGACGGCCACGTACAGCTGCTACGGCAGCTACTGCTGA
- the recO gene encoding DNA repair protein RecO: MVNLYRDTGVVLRTHKLGEADRIVTLLTRRHGKVRAVAKGVRRTSSRFGARLEPFGHVDVQFYTGRSLDVITQVETVDAFALPLVADYQRYTAASAIAETADRLSAEEGEPVLKLYMLVVGALRALAGGERDSSLILDAFFLRAMAYAGWAPAITECARCGLPGPHKAFSVSAGGSMCPNCRVPGCVHPSPEVLTLLAALLHGEWPVAEASQPVPRRDASGLVAAHLQWHLERQLRSLPLVERRARETSTQAQ; this comes from the coding sequence GTGGTGAACCTCTATCGCGACACCGGAGTGGTGTTGCGGACGCACAAGCTGGGTGAGGCCGACCGGATCGTCACCCTCCTCACGCGGCGGCACGGCAAGGTCCGTGCGGTCGCGAAAGGCGTGCGTCGGACGTCATCGCGCTTCGGGGCGCGGCTGGAGCCGTTCGGCCACGTCGACGTCCAGTTCTACACCGGCCGCTCGCTCGACGTGATCACCCAGGTCGAGACGGTCGACGCCTTCGCCCTGCCCCTGGTGGCCGATTACCAGCGCTACACCGCCGCGAGCGCCATCGCCGAGACGGCGGACCGGTTGTCCGCCGAAGAGGGCGAGCCGGTGCTCAAGCTCTACATGCTCGTCGTCGGAGCCCTTCGCGCGCTCGCGGGCGGGGAACGGGACAGTTCCCTCATCCTCGACGCCTTCTTCCTGCGGGCCATGGCCTACGCCGGCTGGGCGCCCGCCATCACCGAATGCGCCCGCTGCGGCCTGCCGGGGCCGCACAAGGCGTTCAGCGTGTCCGCCGGCGGCTCGATGTGCCCGAATTGCCGAGTTCCCGGCTGTGTCCACCCCTCCCCGGAGGTGCTGACCCTGCTCGCGGCGCTGCTGCACGGCGAGTGGCCGGTGGCCGAGGCTTCGCAGCCGGTGCCGCGGCGGGACGCGTCCGGCCTGGTCGCGGCCCATCTGCAGTGGCATCTGGAGCGTCAGTTGCGGTCGCTGCCGCTGGTGGAGAGGCGTGCGCGGGAGACCAGCACGCAGGCGCAGTAG
- a CDS encoding permease — METISRSAPERKPARRFKITSIEVLCAILLIAILGQSWLQQVFDVPALRTGSTVFVAVCVQALPFLVLGVLISGAIAAFVPARVLEKVLPRRAGAAVGVAGLAGVALPGCECASVPVARRLIGQGVAPAAALTFLLAAPAVNPVVLVATAVAFPGNPEMVFARFAGSLATAMVMGWLWAKWGKLDWIAERALRRLPEVRHGSRWKTFAETARADLVEAGGFLVLGAMIAAAMNVLVPAKWFGVLGEQIVLGVLVMAVLAVVLALCSEADAFVAASLTAMPLLPKLVFLVVGPAIDVKLFALQTGTFGKSFALRFAPVTFVVALSCAVVSGTLILGGGV, encoded by the coding sequence ATGGAAACCATTTCCAGGAGCGCCCCGGAGCGGAAGCCCGCCCGGCGGTTCAAGATCACCTCGATCGAGGTGCTCTGCGCGATCCTGCTGATCGCGATCCTCGGGCAGAGCTGGCTCCAGCAGGTGTTCGACGTGCCCGCGCTGCGGACCGGCTCGACGGTGTTCGTCGCGGTCTGTGTGCAGGCGTTGCCGTTCCTGGTGCTCGGGGTGCTGATCAGTGGCGCGATCGCGGCGTTCGTGCCCGCGCGGGTACTGGAGAAGGTGCTCCCTCGCCGGGCCGGTGCGGCCGTCGGTGTCGCCGGGCTGGCCGGGGTCGCGCTGCCGGGTTGTGAGTGCGCGTCGGTGCCGGTCGCCCGGCGGCTGATCGGCCAGGGTGTCGCGCCCGCGGCCGCGCTGACGTTCCTGCTGGCCGCACCCGCGGTGAACCCGGTGGTGCTGGTCGCCACCGCGGTGGCGTTCCCCGGGAACCCGGAGATGGTGTTCGCCCGGTTCGCCGGTTCGCTCGCCACGGCGATGGTGATGGGCTGGCTGTGGGCGAAGTGGGGCAAGCTCGACTGGATCGCGGAGCGCGCTCTGCGGCGTCTTCCCGAGGTCCGGCACGGTTCGCGCTGGAAGACCTTCGCCGAGACCGCGCGGGCGGATCTGGTCGAGGCGGGCGGTTTCCTCGTGCTCGGCGCGATGATCGCCGCCGCGATGAACGTCCTGGTACCCGCGAAGTGGTTCGGAGTTCTGGGGGAGCAGATCGTGCTCGGCGTGCTGGTGATGGCCGTGCTCGCGGTCGTGCTGGCGCTGTGCAGCGAGGCCGACGCCTTCGTCGCCGCGTCGCTGACCGCGATGCCGCTGCTGCCGAAACTGGTGTTCCTGGTGGTCGGGCCCGCGATCGACGTGAAGCTGTTCGCGCTGCAGACCGGCACCTTCGGCAAATCGTTCGCCCTGCGGTTCGCGCCCGTGACGTTCGTCGTCGCGCTCAGCTGCGCGGTCGTTTCGGGCACGCTGATCCTCGGAGGTGGCGTGTGA
- a CDS encoding isoprenyl transferase gives MLRRGRENKASQFELRAPEPHPSGARPPEIPKELLPKHVALVMDGNGRWANQRGLPRIEGHKRGEAVMIDVASGAVELGVKWLSVYAFSTENWKRSPEEVRFLMGFNRDTIRRQVDYLGSIGVRIRWAGRRPKLWASVIKELQVAEEKTKHNTALNMTMCVNYGGRAELGDAMRRIAQDVADGKLNPDKVTEKTIGKYLYQPDMPDVDLFLRPSGEQRTSNFLLWQSAYAEMVYQDTLFPDFDRTHLWRACLEFAKRDRRFGGAIDKASEGTS, from the coding sequence GTGCTGCGCAGGGGACGCGAGAACAAGGCGTCACAATTCGAACTTCGCGCGCCGGAGCCGCATCCGTCCGGTGCCCGGCCGCCGGAGATCCCCAAGGAACTCCTCCCGAAGCATGTGGCGCTGGTGATGGACGGCAACGGCCGCTGGGCCAACCAGCGGGGACTGCCGCGGATCGAAGGCCACAAACGCGGCGAAGCGGTGATGATCGACGTCGCCAGCGGTGCCGTGGAACTGGGCGTCAAATGGCTGTCGGTGTACGCGTTCTCCACCGAGAACTGGAAGCGGAGCCCGGAGGAGGTCCGTTTCCTGATGGGCTTCAACCGCGACACCATCCGTCGCCAGGTCGACTACCTCGGTTCGATCGGCGTCCGCATCCGCTGGGCGGGCCGCCGCCCCAAGCTGTGGGCGAGCGTCATCAAGGAACTGCAGGTCGCCGAGGAGAAGACCAAGCACAACACGGCGCTGAACATGACCATGTGCGTCAACTACGGCGGCCGCGCCGAGCTGGGCGACGCCATGCGGCGGATCGCGCAGGACGTCGCCGACGGGAAGCTGAACCCGGACAAGGTCACCGAGAAGACCATCGGGAAGTACCTGTACCAGCCCGACATGCCGGACGTGGACCTGTTCCTGCGGCCGTCGGGGGAGCAGCGCACGTCGAACTTCCTGCTCTGGCAGTCGGCCTACGCCGAGATGGTCTACCAGGACACGCTCTTCCCGGACTTCGACCGCACCCACCTGTGGCGGGCCTGCCTCGAGTTCGCGAAACGGGACCGCCGGTTCGGCGGGGCCATCGACAAGGCTTCGGAAGGAACCTCATGA